In Penaeus chinensis breed Huanghai No. 1 chromosome 11, ASM1920278v2, whole genome shotgun sequence, a genomic segment contains:
- the LOC125030412 gene encoding mucin-2-like, whose translation MADRNPTMTQQRKIPDEWANEAYSRCGLIWDLYSAIIQLGPRLQAIIQLELCEQAIELLYNWDYTNRLSYNWNYANRLSYNWDYAIRLLYNWDYTKQTHTNLSTTVHTSALHMSAPSTPLPSTCLFPPHLYPPHVCFLHTSALHMSVPSTPLPSTCLFPPHLCPPHVCSLHTSALHMSVLSTPLPSTCLFPPHLCLPHVCFLHTSALHMSVLSTPLPSTCLFPPHLCPPHVCSLHTSALHMFAPSTPLPSTCLFPPHLCPPHVCSLHTSTLPHVVSTHTSALHMFAPSTPPGPPHVCSIHTSTSTCLFPPHLYPHMSVSSTPLPSTCLFPPHLCPPHVCFLHTSALHMSVPSTPLPSTCLFPPHRLALHMSVPSTPLPSTCLFSPHLCPPHVCSLHTSAFHMSVLSTPLPSTCLFPPHLCLHMSVLFHTSALHSLFLHTSGPPHVCSLHTSALHMSVPSTPLPSTCLFPPHLCLHMSVPSTPLPSTCLFPPHLCPPHVCSLHTSAFHMSVPSTPLPSTCLFSPHHCPPHVCSLHTSAFHMSVLSTPLPSTSFKLVPKFSRS comes from the exons ACGAATGggccaacgaggcatattctaggtgtggtctgatctgggacttgtatagc GCTATCATACAATTAGGACCACGCTTACAGGCTATCATACAACTGGAACTATGTGAACAGGCTATTGAACTACTATACAACTGGGACTACACTAACAGGCTCTCATACAATTGGAACTATGCAAACAGGCTGTCATACAACTGGGACTACGCAATCAGGCTATTATACAATTGGGACTACACAAAACAAACTCATACAA ATCTTTCCACTACAGTCCACACCTCTGCCCTCCACATGTCTGCTCCCTCCACACCTCTGCCCTCCACATGTCTGTTCCCTCCACACCTCTACCCTCCACATGTCTGTTTCCTCCACACCTCTGCCCTCCACATGTCAGTTCCCTCCACACCTCTGCCCTCCACATGTCTGTTCCCTCCACACCTCTGCCCTCCACATGTCTGTTCCCTCCACACTTCTGCCCTCCACATGTCTGTTCTCTCCACACCTCTGCCCTCCACATGTCTGTTCCCTCCACACCTCTGCCTTCCACATGTCTGTTTTCTCCACACCTCTGCCCTCCACATGTCTGTTCTCTCCACACCTCTGCCCTCCACGTGTCTGTTCCCTCCACACCTCTGCCCTCCACATGTTTGCTCCCTCCACACCTCTGCCCTCCACATGTTTGCTCCCTCCACACCTCTGCCCTCCACATGTCTGTTCCCTCCACACCTCTGCCCTCCACATGTCTGTTCCCTCCACACCTCTACCCTTCCACATGTTGTTTCCACCCACACCTCTGCCCTCCACATGTTTGCTCCCTCCACACCTCCTGGCCCTCCACATGTCTGTTCCATCCACACCTCTACCTCCACATGTCTGTTCCCTCCACACCTCTACCCTCACATGTCTGTTTCCTCCACACCTCTGCCCTCCACATGTCTGTTCCCTCCACACCTCTGCCCTCCACATGTATGTTTCCTCCACACCTCTGCCCTCCACATGTCTGTTCCCTCCACACCTCTGCCTTCCACATGTCTGTTCCCTCCACACCGACTGGCCCTCCACATGTCTGTTCCCTCCACACCTCTGCCTTCCACATGTCTGTTCTCTCCACACCTCTGCCCTCCACATGTCTGTTCCCTCCACACCTCTGCCTTCCACATGTCTGTTCTCTCCACACCTCTGCCCTCCACATGTCTGTTCCCTCCACACCTCTGCCTTCACATGTCTGTTCTCTTCCACACCTCTGCCCTCCACAGTCTGTTCCTCCACACCTCTGGCCCTCCACATGTCTGTTCCCTCCACACCTCTGCCCTCCACATGTCTGTTCCCTCCACACCTCTGCCTTCCACATGTCTGTTCCCTCCACACCTCTGCCTCCACATGTCTGTTCCCTCCACACCTCTGCCCTCCACATGTCTGTTCCCTCCACACCTCTGCCCTCCACATGTCTGTTCCCTCCACACCTCTGCCTTCCACATGTCTGTTCCCTCCACACCTCTGCCTTCCACATGTCTGTTCTCTCCACACCACTGCCCTCCACATGTCTGTTCCCTCCACACCTCTGCCTTCCACATGTCTGTTCTCTCCACACCACTGCCCTCCACAT CTTTCAAGCTAGTGCCTAAATTTTCAAGATCTTGA